In Candidatus Dormiibacterota bacterium, one DNA window encodes the following:
- the cdaA gene encoding diadenylate cyclase CdaA: MDVILRDILVFLQSGNIWRHVLDVIDIGLVAFFLYRLFLLVRGTQAVQLMFGVLLLALIGLLASLLDLRLLSWIFRNAAPAILVGIIVLFQPEIRRALDQFGRIGFIGRPLAHYNLQIFNRMIDEVIRATTKLTQRFTGALIVFEKETGLENYANSGIRINGELTAEFLEAIFFPNSPLHDGAVIVRGNQILAAGCVLPLAEEGTVRERMGTRHRAGLGLSMQTDAVVLILSEELGQIAVAHEGKLLRNLDPDRLRQVLTSLLQPRTELHRPPLPVWRR; the protein is encoded by the coding sequence GTGGACGTCATCTTGCGCGACATCCTGGTGTTCCTTCAGAGCGGGAACATCTGGCGGCACGTTCTCGACGTGATCGACATCGGCCTGGTGGCGTTCTTCCTCTACCGGCTGTTCCTGCTGGTCCGGGGGACCCAGGCTGTCCAGCTGATGTTCGGCGTGCTCCTCCTCGCCCTGATCGGCCTGCTCGCCAGCCTGCTCGATCTGCGCCTCCTCTCCTGGATCTTCCGTAATGCCGCCCCCGCCATCCTGGTCGGCATCATCGTGCTCTTCCAGCCGGAGATCCGCCGAGCGCTCGACCAGTTCGGGCGGATCGGTTTCATCGGCCGCCCGCTGGCGCACTACAACCTCCAGATCTTCAACCGGATGATCGACGAGGTGATCCGGGCCACCACCAAGCTGACGCAGCGCTTCACCGGAGCGCTAATCGTCTTCGAGAAGGAAACCGGATTGGAGAACTACGCCAACAGCGGCATCCGGATCAATGGCGAGCTCACCGCGGAATTCCTGGAGGCGATCTTCTTCCCGAACTCGCCGCTCCACGATGGTGCCGTCATCGTCCGCGGAAACCAGATCCTGGCCGCCGGCTGCGTCCTACCCCTGGCGGAGGAAGGGACAGTCCGCGAACGGATGGGAACCCGCCACCGCGCCGGGCTCGGCCTCTCGATGCAGACGGACGCCGTCGTCCTGATCCTCAGCGAGGAGCTCGGCCAGATCGCCGTGGCCCACGAGGGAAAGCTCCTGCGCAACCTCGACCCCGACCGGCTGCGGCAGGTGCTGACCTCGCTGCTCCAGCCCCGTACCGAGCTCCATCGTCCGCCGCTCCCTGTCTGGCGTCGATAG
- the truA gene encoding tRNA pseudouridine(38-40) synthase TruA, protein MNVKLTIEYEGTRYQGWQAQAGAPTVEGALREAVQSLTGESPLLTAAGRTDAGVHALGQVVNFRLERAFPVEQLPGALNARLAPDIAVRRAEAVDDSFNARYSARARLYAYRIRQALPRGAYQRQYAWGLHDTLDVTAMQAAGDRLAGRHDFRAFGRSPRPGGHTVRHVHEVKVSGAGDWVTIAVAADAFLYGMVRRIAGALVDVGRRRQPVEWIDALLGGSTTGLRLAPAQGLVQVAVEY, encoded by the coding sequence ATGAACGTCAAACTCACCATCGAGTACGAAGGCACGCGCTACCAGGGGTGGCAGGCACAGGCGGGCGCACCGACGGTCGAAGGGGCGTTGCGGGAGGCGGTCCAGTCCCTCACCGGCGAATCACCGCTGCTGACGGCTGCCGGCCGCACCGATGCCGGCGTGCATGCGCTCGGTCAGGTGGTCAACTTCCGCCTCGAGCGCGCGTTTCCGGTTGAACAATTGCCTGGCGCGCTCAACGCCCGCCTGGCTCCGGACATCGCGGTTCGGCGTGCCGAAGCCGTCGATGACAGCTTCAACGCCCGCTACTCGGCGCGGGCCCGCCTCTACGCCTACCGGATCCGCCAGGCGCTCCCCCGGGGCGCGTACCAGCGGCAGTACGCCTGGGGCCTGCATGACACGCTGGACGTCACCGCCATGCAGGCGGCCGGGGACCGCCTGGCCGGGAGGCACGACTTCCGCGCATTCGGCCGGAGCCCGCGACCCGGCGGCCACACCGTGCGCCATGTCCACGAGGTCAAGGTGAGCGGCGCCGGCGACTGGGTCACGATCGCGGTCGCGGCCGACGCCTTTCTCTACGGCATGGTGCGCCGCATCGCCGGTGCGCTGGTCGACGTCGGTCGCCGCCGCCAGCCGGTGGAATGGATCGATGCCCTGCTGGGCGGGTCGACGACCGGATTACGCCTCGCGCCAGCCCAGGGGCTGGTACAGGTTGCGGTGGAGTACTAG
- a CDS encoding alpha/beta hydrolase → MAEQPPDFRPLRVVYSVPGMDRIQRQRDLVYKSLPAGTLLMDIYRPAPAAGGALPAVILVHGDGPADWLKDIKDWGQYVSWGELLAASGLVAITFNHRSTQGWIRIPDAAVDVEDLVALVRARASTWNVDPDRLAIWVASAGGFLGAHVAVTNRPGVRSLVVYYGSMVPPPVAGVELERFSAPLRMGKNGPSIFVARAGLDHAGLNETLDRFADSALKAGLDLELHNHADGRHAFDVLDPSPRSREIIARSIDFLKSRLLS, encoded by the coding sequence TTGGCCGAGCAGCCACCCGACTTCCGTCCGCTCAGGGTGGTGTATTCCGTCCCTGGGATGGATCGGATTCAACGCCAGCGTGACCTCGTTTACAAGTCATTGCCAGCCGGGACGCTCCTCATGGATATCTACCGGCCTGCCCCCGCCGCGGGAGGGGCACTCCCGGCGGTGATCCTTGTCCATGGAGACGGCCCGGCGGACTGGTTGAAGGACATCAAGGACTGGGGCCAGTACGTGTCGTGGGGAGAACTGCTCGCGGCATCAGGCTTGGTCGCGATTACGTTCAACCACCGTTCAACCCAAGGATGGATCCGCATTCCTGACGCAGCAGTGGATGTCGAGGATCTCGTGGCGCTCGTCCGGGCTCGGGCGAGCACCTGGAATGTTGATCCCGATCGACTCGCCATCTGGGTCGCGTCAGCGGGAGGCTTCCTGGGTGCGCACGTGGCGGTCACGAACCGACCGGGCGTGCGAAGCCTGGTGGTTTATTACGGATCGATGGTGCCGCCACCTGTGGCTGGCGTTGAGCTCGAGCGGTTTTCGGCGCCACTCCGGATGGGCAAGAATGGGCCATCGATCTTCGTGGCCAGGGCGGGACTTGACCATGCGGGACTCAACGAGACGCTCGATCGTTTCGCAGACTCGGCCCTGAAGGCGGGCCTCGACCTAGAACTTCATAACCACGCCGATGGGAGGCACGCATTCGATGTCCTCGACCCTAGCCCCCGGTCGCGCGAGATCATCGCCCGCAGTATCGACTTCCTGAAATCGCGGTTATTGTCTTAG
- a CDS encoding NAD(P)H-hydrate dehydratase, with amino-acid sequence MTPRVGVDVAAIPRIAEAQKRFGDRFLHKFLTDREIDYCGGSAERWAGRWAAKEAIGKAMPTGVVRPRMRDVEILPSDDGRPHVRVAAATTLTGRSVDVSIAHDGHFAVAVAVIPEAEAIRPRGALPDGFRLPARPRDGHKGTFGTVVVLAGSQGYTGAAYLASMGAARSGAGIVRLLVAQSIYPILAEKCTEVIVGPVPEISPGVVGHASLSGILRGFAGADAGVIGPGLGRDASTRRLVEDLVPRVAAPLVLDADALNLLAEHRTILPRLSPQIVLTPHPAEFGRLSGLETSAVQQDRRGIASRFAKVWNKVVVLKGAGTVIAAPDGRVTLNPIATPALASGGTGDVLAGLIGGLMGQKLPPFEAAVTGVHLHSLAGLDLEASLGQAGVLASDLLPQVPRVMERLR; translated from the coding sequence GTGACCCCTCGGGTCGGCGTAGATGTCGCGGCGATTCCGCGCATTGCGGAGGCCCAGAAGCGATTCGGGGATCGGTTCCTGCACAAGTTCCTTACCGACCGGGAGATCGACTATTGCGGCGGCAGCGCAGAGCGCTGGGCGGGCCGCTGGGCGGCAAAGGAAGCGATCGGCAAGGCGATGCCAACCGGCGTGGTGCGCCCCCGTATGCGCGATGTCGAGATTCTCCCCAGCGATGACGGACGGCCCCATGTGCGCGTGGCTGCGGCAACCACGCTGACGGGACGCAGCGTGGACGTCAGCATCGCCCACGATGGCCACTTCGCGGTTGCGGTGGCCGTGATCCCGGAGGCCGAGGCGATTCGGCCACGCGGCGCGCTGCCCGATGGGTTCCGGCTCCCCGCCCGACCGCGCGATGGGCACAAAGGGACCTTTGGGACGGTCGTCGTACTGGCGGGGTCGCAGGGCTATACCGGCGCCGCCTACCTGGCGAGCATGGGCGCGGCGCGATCCGGCGCGGGCATCGTCCGCCTCCTGGTCGCCCAGTCGATCTATCCGATCCTCGCCGAGAAGTGCACCGAAGTCATCGTCGGGCCCGTTCCCGAGATCTCGCCCGGGGTGGTCGGGCACGCGTCGCTCAGCGGGATCCTTCGTGGCTTCGCGGGGGCTGACGCCGGCGTGATCGGGCCCGGGCTGGGACGCGATGCGTCGACCCGGCGCCTGGTGGAGGATCTCGTTCCGCGCGTCGCGGCGCCGCTGGTGCTCGACGCAGACGCCCTCAACCTGCTTGCCGAACACCGCACGATCCTGCCGCGCCTGTCGCCGCAGATCGTGCTCACCCCGCACCCGGCGGAGTTCGGGCGCCTATCCGGCCTCGAGACGTCGGCGGTGCAGCAGGATCGGCGTGGGATCGCGTCGCGCTTTGCCAAGGTGTGGAACAAGGTGGTGGTGCTCAAGGGCGCCGGCACCGTCATCGCCGCCCCGGACGGACGCGTGACCCTGAACCCCATCGCGACGCCGGCGCTGGCTTCGGGCGGCACTGGCGATGTCCTCGCCGGGCTCATCGGCGGACTGATGGGCCAAAAGCTGCCGCCCTTCGAGGCCGCCGTCACAGGCGTGCACCTGCACAGTCTTGCGGGGCTGGACCTCGAGGCGTCGCTGGGTCAGGCCGGCGTGCTCGCGTCCGACCTGCTGCCACAGGTTCCGCGCGTGATGGAGCGGTTGCGCTGA
- the rpsI gene encoding 30S ribosomal protein S9 — protein sequence MADNATYYYGTGRRKNAVARVRLYPGEGTITVNNKPPLQYFGRRMLEMVVVEPLKLTETSKRFNVSAMVDGGGMSGQAGAVQHGIARALCVADLAMRPVLKKHGMLTRDPRMKERKKPGLKRARKAPQYTKR from the coding sequence TTGGCCGATAACGCCACCTACTACTACGGCACCGGACGGCGCAAGAATGCTGTCGCGCGTGTTCGCCTCTATCCCGGTGAGGGCACGATCACGGTGAACAACAAGCCGCCGCTGCAGTACTTCGGCCGGCGGATGCTGGAGATGGTAGTGGTCGAGCCCCTCAAGCTCACCGAGACCAGCAAGCGTTTCAACGTCAGCGCCATGGTCGATGGCGGCGGCATGTCCGGCCAGGCCGGGGCTGTGCAGCACGGCATCGCCCGCGCTTTGTGCGTGGCCGACCTGGCGATGCGGCCCGTGTTGAAGAAGCACGGTATGCTGACCCGCGACCCGCGCATGAAGGAACGGAAGAAGCCCGGCCTCAAGCGCGCCCGCAAAGCCCCGCAGTACACCAAGCGCTAA
- the thiE gene encoding thiamine phosphate synthase has translation MGVAKERRERLARMRLYVITGDRGDAVETARIVEAALEGGATGIQLRKKLMPKPEQYRLALALRTLTLEHEALLIINDDPALAIAADADGVHLGQDDLPPQVVRALPGFEGRLIGRSTHSLAQAQLAVHEGVDYVAVGPVFPTPTKEGRPAVGSALVSRVAAVIDRPFLAVGGIDLDNVGSVVDAGAPAVAVVRAIYDAADPAEAARRLHEALMTRLQVAR, from the coding sequence ATGGGAGTAGCCAAGGAACGACGTGAGCGACTCGCTCGCATGCGCCTCTACGTGATCACCGGCGATCGCGGTGATGCGGTCGAGACGGCGCGCATCGTGGAAGCGGCTCTCGAAGGCGGCGCCACCGGCATCCAGCTTCGGAAAAAGTTGATGCCGAAGCCCGAGCAATACCGGCTGGCGCTGGCGCTGCGGACGCTGACCCTTGAGCACGAGGCCCTACTCATCATTAACGATGATCCGGCTCTTGCGATCGCGGCCGACGCAGATGGGGTTCACCTCGGTCAGGACGATCTTCCACCTCAGGTGGTGCGAGCCCTTCCGGGGTTTGAAGGACGATTGATCGGCCGTTCCACGCACAGTCTCGCCCAGGCGCAACTCGCTGTCCACGAGGGCGTCGACTACGTTGCGGTCGGACCCGTCTTTCCAACTCCGACGAAGGAGGGCCGTCCCGCCGTGGGCTCGGCGCTCGTGTCCCGCGTCGCCGCGGTTATCGATCGGCCATTCCTCGCGGTCGGTGGCATCGACCTGGATAATGTCGGCTCCGTCGTTGACGCGGGTGCGCCAGCCGTCGCCGTCGTTCGCGCGATCTATGACGCGGCGGATCCTGCGGAAGCGGCCCGGCGCCTGCATGAAGCCCTCATGACACGACTCCAGGTAGCACGCTGA
- the glmS gene encoding glutamine--fructose-6-phosphate transaminase (isomerizing) translates to MCGIIGYLGERSAAPIIMESLKRLEYRGYDSAGVAIFNEADGQTSVVKSAAKVDTLVERLTEEMPQGRLGIGHTRWATHGRPTVINAHPHTDCHRQIMVIHNGIIENFAELRKDLQAKGHVFISETDTEVVPHLIEEFDKGDLVAAVREALAKLRGAYAMAIFSQRDPDLLIGARLNAPLVVGIGDKEWFVASDITAVIPYTKKVLLLGEGEMVSITKLGPEVSTIGGAAVKPKVIEVKWDISQAQKGGFPHFMAKEINEAPEAVSNALRGRLSDEGEVTFEEFGLTDRQLLKVHDIKMVAAGTSYYAALLGKYIIEDLARIPVEVEPASEFRYRQPIIDQDTLVIGVSQSGETADTLAAIREARQRKAKVVSITNVVGSSMALESDGVIYLHAGPEIGVASTKTFIAHLTSLYLLGIRLAAVRHRLAPERLRELAAELKALPVAVQQVLDRAEAFQALARKYSGYRNFMYIGRGINYPIALEGALKLKEISYLHAEGYAAGELKHGPIALLDQNFPVFAIATKAATLEKMVSNIQEVIARDAPVLALITDGDHTLAEVQLDRIEVPAVSEFLSPIPNVVALQLFAYFVATERGCNVDQPRNLAKSVTVE, encoded by the coding sequence ATGTGCGGGATTATTGGCTACCTGGGCGAGCGCTCGGCGGCGCCCATCATCATGGAGAGCCTCAAGCGGCTCGAGTACCGTGGCTATGATTCCGCCGGGGTCGCCATTTTCAACGAGGCGGACGGCCAGACCTCCGTGGTGAAGAGCGCCGCCAAGGTCGACACGCTGGTCGAGCGCCTCACCGAGGAGATGCCCCAGGGCCGGCTCGGCATCGGCCACACCCGCTGGGCGACGCACGGCCGCCCCACCGTCATCAACGCCCATCCCCACACCGACTGCCACAGGCAGATCATGGTGATCCACAACGGCATCATCGAGAACTTTGCGGAGCTGCGGAAGGACCTGCAGGCGAAGGGCCATGTCTTCATCTCCGAAACGGACACCGAGGTCGTGCCCCACCTGATCGAGGAGTTCGACAAGGGCGACCTGGTGGCGGCCGTCCGGGAGGCGCTGGCGAAACTGCGGGGCGCTTATGCGATGGCGATCTTCTCCCAGCGCGACCCCGACCTCTTGATCGGCGCCCGCCTGAATGCCCCACTCGTGGTCGGGATCGGTGACAAGGAATGGTTCGTCGCCTCCGACATCACCGCGGTCATCCCGTATACGAAGAAGGTCCTGCTGCTGGGCGAAGGCGAGATGGTGTCGATCACCAAGCTCGGGCCCGAGGTGAGCACCATCGGCGGTGCCGCCGTCAAGCCCAAAGTGATCGAGGTCAAGTGGGATATCAGCCAGGCCCAGAAGGGGGGCTTCCCGCACTTCATGGCCAAGGAGATCAACGAGGCGCCTGAGGCGGTCTCCAACGCGCTGCGGGGACGCCTGAGCGACGAGGGGGAGGTCACGTTCGAGGAATTCGGACTGACCGATCGCCAGCTCCTCAAGGTGCACGACATCAAGATGGTGGCGGCCGGCACGTCGTACTATGCCGCCCTGCTCGGCAAATACATCATCGAGGACCTGGCGCGCATCCCAGTCGAAGTCGAGCCGGCTTCGGAATTCCGCTACCGGCAGCCGATCATCGATCAGGACACGCTGGTGATCGGTGTCTCCCAGTCTGGCGAGACCGCCGACACGCTGGCCGCCATCCGCGAGGCGAGGCAGCGCAAGGCGAAGGTGGTCTCCATCACCAACGTCGTCGGCAGCTCGATGGCCCTGGAAAGCGATGGCGTCATCTACTTGCACGCCGGACCGGAGATTGGCGTGGCGTCGACCAAGACCTTCATCGCCCATCTCACCTCGCTGTATTTGCTGGGGATCCGGCTGGCGGCGGTCCGCCACCGGCTGGCGCCCGAGCGTCTGCGCGAGCTGGCGGCTGAGTTGAAGGCCCTGCCGGTCGCCGTCCAGCAGGTCCTCGATCGGGCTGAGGCGTTCCAGGCGCTCGCGCGGAAGTACTCCGGCTACCGCAACTTCATGTACATCGGCCGGGGGATCAACTACCCGATTGCCCTCGAAGGCGCCCTGAAGCTCAAGGAGATTTCGTACCTGCATGCCGAGGGCTATGCGGCCGGTGAGCTGAAGCATGGGCCGATCGCGCTGCTCGATCAGAATTTCCCCGTCTTCGCGATCGCCACCAAGGCGGCGACGCTCGAGAAGATGGTCAGTAACATCCAGGAGGTCATTGCCAGGGACGCGCCGGTGCTGGCATTGATCACGGACGGCGATCACACGCTCGCCGAGGTGCAGCTCGACCGTATCGAGGTGCCGGCGGTTTCCGAGTTCCTGTCGCCCATCCCCAATGTCGTCGCGCTGCAGCTCTTTGCCTATTTCGTCGCGACCGAGCGCGGCTGCAACGTCGACCAGCCCCGCAACCTGGCCAAGAGCGTCACCGTAGAGTAA
- a CDS encoding MFS transporter produces MLGGSRLWRHPDFLKLWSGQTISVIGGEITVLALPTLAILQFHTSAMVIGLLVGTQRLPFLVLTLFTGVLADRVRRRPLMIIADAGRAIALASIPLAFLLNGLTLAQLFVVALCMGIGNVLFDVAYLAYLPSLVGKADIVEGNNKLNTSFSIALLAGPGLGGVLVQAIGAARTIGINAFSYVISVLTLLWIREPEPLPRRVGAQSSVMAELREGIRLVFHHPLLRSLLAMMTSLSIAEQLALPIYLVFFYRQLHLTPAEAGLIFAAFGVGALVGSVLSSRLVATLGLGRAILVGVSGSPVGLAMIPLALFLPPVPWLCFANFVAAVAITVMDIQQVSLRQSLTPSHLQGRMNATFRTFFWGVWPLANFAGGFLADRIGFVPTFLIAAGVGLLPVIIVIATPIGRLRTHAEVAPERAQPG; encoded by the coding sequence ATGCTGGGAGGCAGTCGGCTCTGGCGTCACCCCGACTTCCTGAAGCTCTGGTCGGGCCAGACCATCAGCGTGATCGGCGGCGAGATCACCGTGCTCGCCTTGCCCACCCTCGCCATCCTGCAGTTCCACACCAGCGCGATGGTCATCGGGCTGCTCGTCGGGACCCAACGGCTCCCCTTCCTCGTCCTCACGCTCTTCACCGGCGTCCTCGCCGACCGTGTTCGACGCCGGCCCCTGATGATCATCGCCGATGCCGGACGAGCGATCGCGCTGGCGTCGATCCCGCTGGCCTTTCTGCTCAACGGCCTGACGCTCGCCCAGCTCTTCGTGGTCGCGCTCTGCATGGGAATCGGGAACGTCCTCTTCGACGTCGCCTACCTCGCCTACCTGCCCTCCCTCGTCGGCAAGGCGGACATCGTGGAGGGAAACAACAAGCTGAACACGAGCTTCTCCATCGCCCTGCTTGCCGGGCCGGGCCTAGGTGGCGTCCTCGTGCAGGCGATCGGCGCGGCGCGCACGATCGGCATCAACGCCTTCTCCTACGTGATCTCGGTTCTTACGCTGCTCTGGATCCGCGAGCCCGAACCGCTGCCCAGGAGGGTCGGCGCGCAATCCAGCGTGATGGCCGAGCTGCGGGAGGGCATTCGCCTGGTCTTTCACCATCCGCTCCTACGCAGCCTGCTGGCCATGATGACAAGCCTTTCGATCGCGGAGCAGCTCGCCCTTCCGATCTACCTCGTCTTTTTCTACCGCCAGCTCCACCTGACCCCGGCCGAAGCGGGCCTCATCTTCGCCGCCTTCGGGGTTGGCGCCCTCGTCGGCTCCGTACTGTCCAGCCGGTTGGTGGCGACGCTGGGCCTGGGGCGCGCGATCCTCGTGGGGGTGAGCGGCTCGCCGGTCGGTCTCGCCATGATCCCGCTCGCACTCTTCCTCCCCCCGGTCCCCTGGCTCTGTTTCGCGAACTTCGTCGCCGCCGTCGCGATCACCGTGATGGACATTCAGCAGGTCAGCCTCAGGCAATCGTTAACCCCCTCCCATCTGCAAGGACGCATGAACGCGACCTTCCGCACGTTCTTTTGGGGCGTCTGGCCTCTGGCCAATTTCGCCGGCGGCTTCCTCGCCGATCGCATCGGATTCGTGCCCACCTTCCTGATCGCCGCCGGGGTGGGACTGCTCCCGGTCATCATCGTGATCGCGACGCCGATCGGCCGGCTGCGGACCCACGCCGAGGTCGCGCCCGAGCGGGCACAGCCCGGGTAA
- the alr gene encoding alanine racemase, protein MTEHGATKWADVDPSAIADNTSLVKQLVGEKTAVMAVVKADGYGHGAVPTARAALQGGATWLAVSSVPEGIELRKAGIVEPILNLGYTPPSALSAAIAAKLAMTVYDRDGLALLKTAATEIPVHVKVDTGMHRLGAAPAEAVKLAAEVDADVNLRLEGFWTHFADADQDPAFTREQLHVFLDARAALVRAGVTGFLSHAANSAGLLRFPEARLDLVRAGLIIYGVRPVPSWADLPGLRPALCWQTIVTNVVAVPIGESVGYGRKFIAREPARVATIAVGYADGLHRRASAGGRAIVRGVAVPIAGTISMDQAAIDVRTVPQVAVGDVVTLIGEEGGATLSADDLAEASGTISYEVLCAISSRVPRRYL, encoded by the coding sequence CTGACCGAACACGGCGCGACGAAGTGGGCTGACGTCGATCCGTCGGCGATCGCTGACAACACGAGTCTCGTCAAGCAGCTCGTCGGTGAGAAGACGGCCGTGATGGCGGTGGTGAAGGCCGACGGCTATGGGCACGGCGCGGTGCCCACGGCCCGAGCGGCGCTACAGGGTGGCGCGACCTGGCTGGCGGTGTCGTCGGTACCGGAGGGGATCGAGCTGCGCAAGGCCGGCATCGTCGAGCCGATCCTCAACCTCGGGTACACGCCGCCATCCGCGCTCTCGGCGGCGATCGCCGCGAAACTGGCGATGACGGTCTACGATCGCGACGGCCTGGCGCTGCTCAAGACCGCGGCGACCGAGATTCCCGTCCACGTCAAGGTCGACACCGGGATGCACCGCCTGGGCGCCGCGCCCGCGGAGGCCGTCAAGCTCGCCGCAGAGGTTGATGCCGATGTGAACCTGCGGCTGGAGGGCTTCTGGACGCATTTTGCCGACGCGGACCAGGACCCCGCTTTTACAAGGGAGCAGTTGCACGTGTTTCTCGACGCCCGCGCCGCCCTGGTCCGCGCCGGTGTCACCGGATTTCTCAGCCATGCCGCCAACTCGGCGGGACTCCTTCGCTTTCCCGAGGCACGACTGGACCTGGTGCGCGCCGGCCTCATCATCTATGGTGTTCGGCCGGTCCCCAGCTGGGCCGACCTGCCTGGGCTCCGCCCGGCACTGTGCTGGCAAACGATCGTGACCAACGTCGTCGCGGTGCCGATTGGCGAGAGCGTCGGTTACGGGCGCAAGTTCATTGCCCGCGAGCCGGCGAGGGTGGCGACCATCGCCGTCGGCTATGCCGACGGCCTGCACCGGCGCGCGTCGGCTGGCGGTCGCGCGATCGTCCGGGGCGTCGCCGTCCCGATCGCCGGCACGATCAGCATGGACCAGGCCGCGATCGACGTCCGAACCGTCCCCCAGGTCGCAGTTGGTGACGTCGTGACACTGATCGGCGAAGAGGGCGGCGCCACCTTGAGCGCGGACGATCTCGCGGAGGCGTCGGGAACGATCTCCTACGAAGTCCTGTGTGCGATCTCGAGCCGGGTCCCGCGCCGATACCTATAA
- the rplQ gene encoding 50S ribosomal protein L17: MRHQKAGRKFSRSTAHRKAMRRNLVTSLLDHGRIETTEAKGKELRRWVETVITTAKNDNVAARRAVDAIVEDREVTERLFTKLMPRMKERPGGYTRVLKIGPRQGDGAPMVLVELVDR; encoded by the coding sequence GTGCGGCATCAGAAGGCGGGACGCAAGTTCAGCCGGAGCACGGCGCATCGCAAGGCGATGCGCCGCAACCTGGTCACGTCCCTGCTCGACCACGGCCGCATCGAAACAACCGAGGCCAAGGGTAAGGAGCTGCGCCGCTGGGTTGAGACGGTCATCACAACGGCCAAGAACGACAACGTCGCCGCCCGCCGGGCGGTGGACGCGATCGTGGAAGACCGTGAGGTCACCGAGCGCCTCTTCACCAAGCTGATGCCGCGCATGAAGGAGCGCCCGGGCGGCTATACCCGTGTGCTGAAGATTGGCCCACGCCAGGGCGACGGCGCGCCGATGGTCCTGGTAGAGCTCGTCGACCGATGA
- a CDS encoding CdaR family protein, which yields MVAYAQNPTQDHKYSLKMDTPAVPSGLVLVGDVPSVTITAIGTTDHMRSFDALLRVNPGMLHITGNFSGVKVGKNDVPIRVNNSDPSITVVAPSSVSVTIDELGSSNLPVSIERVKALVSGYHEQTAATTVTPPSVRVDGPKSQLAGIQAVVLIEMDSVNAPGFTQPFSVVLWDQNKKPVTKSMTVSPANVTVKMVVQADAITVDKGVGFTLTGQPATGYRLTGVQVAPQVVQATGLANILAGLALLATDPIDLTGAKADIVRTVNIRPPDGVTVNQKTVQVHVFIAPIAGASPSSSP from the coding sequence GTGGTCGCCTACGCCCAGAACCCTACTCAGGATCACAAGTACAGCTTGAAGATGGACACGCCCGCGGTGCCTTCTGGGCTCGTCCTGGTCGGCGACGTGCCGTCGGTCACGATCACCGCCATCGGGACCACCGACCATATGCGGTCGTTTGATGCCCTGCTGCGCGTCAACCCGGGCATGCTGCATATCACCGGCAATTTTTCCGGAGTAAAGGTCGGAAAGAATGACGTCCCTATCCGGGTCAATAACTCCGACCCGTCGATCACCGTTGTCGCGCCCAGCTCGGTGTCCGTCACGATCGACGAGCTGGGATCGAGCAACCTGCCGGTTTCGATCGAACGGGTCAAGGCCCTTGTGTCCGGCTACCATGAGCAGACCGCCGCCACCACAGTGACACCGCCGAGCGTCCGCGTCGACGGACCGAAGAGCCAGTTGGCGGGCATCCAGGCGGTGGTTCTCATTGAAATGGACTCGGTCAACGCCCCCGGCTTCACGCAGCCGTTCTCGGTCGTCCTCTGGGACCAGAACAAGAAACCCGTGACAAAATCGATGACCGTGAGCCCGGCCAACGTGACGGTGAAAATGGTCGTCCAGGCCGACGCCATCACCGTTGACAAGGGCGTCGGGTTCACGCTCACCGGGCAGCCAGCCACAGGCTACCGGCTGACCGGCGTCCAGGTCGCGCCCCAAGTCGTGCAAGCGACCGGCCTCGCCAACATCCTGGCCGGGCTGGCGCTGCTCGCGACCGATCCCATCGACCTCACCGGCGCCAAGGCCGACATCGTCAGGACGGTTAACATCCGGCCGCCGGATGGGGTCACGGTGAATCAGAAGACGGTCCAGGTCCATGTCTTTATCGCTCCGATCGCCGGAGCCTCGCCTAGCTCCAGCCCGTAA
- the rplM gene encoding 50S ribosomal protein L13, producing the protein MPQPGKTYTAKPSEITAGWYIVDANGQTLGRLAANVAKVLRGKHKPMYTPHLNTGDHVIVVNVKGIKVTGKKPTDKIYTSYTGYPGGLRKRAYGDMVVKHPTYPFRHAVSGMLQHGTLGKEQLRRLKVYVGDAHPHKAQQPVPIRFGSKGDIEVIGR; encoded by the coding sequence ATGCCACAACCAGGAAAGACCTACACCGCCAAACCATCGGAGATCACGGCCGGCTGGTACATCGTGGATGCCAACGGGCAGACGCTGGGCCGGCTTGCGGCCAACGTGGCGAAAGTGCTGCGCGGCAAGCACAAGCCGATGTACACCCCACACCTGAACACGGGCGACCACGTCATCGTCGTCAACGTCAAGGGAATCAAGGTGACCGGCAAGAAGCCGACCGACAAGATCTACACCTCGTACACCGGCTATCCCGGCGGCCTTCGCAAGCGCGCCTACGGCGACATGGTCGTCAAGCATCCGACCTATCCCTTCCGGCACGCGGTGTCCGGGATGCTGCAGCATGGGACGCTGGGCAAGGAACAGCTTCGCCGCTTGAAGGTTTACGTCGGCGACGCGCATCCGCACAAGGCGCAGCAGCCGGTGCCAATCCGCTTCGGAAGTAAAGGAGATATAGAAGTCATTGGCCGATAA